A single window of Oenanthe melanoleuca isolate GR-GAL-2019-014 unplaced genomic scaffold, OMel1.0 S001, whole genome shotgun sequence DNA harbors:
- the LOC130266135 gene encoding uncharacterized protein LOC130266135 isoform X2 yields MAGRCLNLSKLLSRIRRRGLRVDPAQQPEEPEQFQPMQDGAAMDRTEGQDPTRGRFRRALKMFWKFVPLRHRKARRGTEGTAEPDSRLTELQTEPDVSPDLPESLRPAQRGRKGSSSQGKLGQPSKSSPCLPQVPAMVKSIHQRLTSQGTLDAKLHTDILRLAGEHPADVVLTLLRCAPTCDRAAATMWRAIGTSGPTVEKVLPTLLCVMEDWPLHSMFTSDGDDTHVFVLAATLVLWVMVQLPKGQKAMRMHASEPLYMALLMQDFITSQPMPKDVDKFWRACQEQHRLPRKPNRLALQTMQALLTSSTKPWDGWPGMAGRYQRGTKDELQVLREALSKTTAFPM; encoded by the exons ATGGCGGGCAGATGTCTCAACCTCTCTAAATTGCTCAGTAGAATAAGAAGGAGAGGACTGAGAGTGGACCCAGCTCAACAGCCTGAAGAGCCAGAGCAGTTCCAGCCAATGCAGGATG GTGCAGCCATGGACCGCACAGAAGGGCAGGACCCCACCCGTGGCCGCTTCCGCAGAGCACTGAAG ATGTTCTGGAAGTTTGTGCCCCTTCGACATAGAAAGGCCAGGAGAGGAacagagggcacagctgagcctgaCTCCAGGCTGACTGAGCTCCAGACAGAGCCTGATGTCAGCCCAGATTTGCCTGAGTCTTTGAGGCCAGCACAGCGTGGCAGGAAAGGAAGCAGTTCTCAAGGGAAGCTTGGACAGCCCTCCAAGTCTTCGCCATGCCTCCCCCAGGTGCCAGCCATGGTGAAAAGCATTCACCAGAGACTGACATCCCAGGGCACTTTAGATGCCAAGCTGCACACTGACATTCTGAGGCTGGCTGGAGAACACCCTGCTGACGTGGTGCTGACCCTCCTGCGCTGTGCCCCAACTTGTGACAG agctgctgcaacGATGTGGAGAGCCATAGGCACATCGGGACCTACAGTGGAGAAGGTGTTGCCaactctgctctgtgtgatgGAGGATTGGCCTCTGCACAGCATGTTCACCTCGGATGGGGATGACACCCATGTTTTTGTactggct GCAACTCTGGTGCTCTGGGTGATGGTCCAGCTGCCAAAGGGCCAGAAGGCCATGAGGATGCATGCTTCCGAACCTCTGTATATGGCTCTGCTCATGCAAGATTTCATCACCTCACAGCCAATGCCAAAGGACGTTGATAAATTCTGGAGAGCATGCCAGGAGCAACACCGCCTTCCCAGGAAGCCAAACAG gttaGCCTTGCAGACCATGCAGGCTCTGCTGACAAGCAGCACTAAGCCGTGGGACGGCTGGCCAG GGATGGCCGGGCGGTACCAGAGGGGGACGAAGGAcgagctgcaggtgctcagagagg CCCTGAGCAAGACAACAGCCTTTCCCATGTAA
- the LOC130266135 gene encoding uncharacterized protein LOC130266135 isoform X1 translates to MAGRCLNLSKLLSRIRRRGLRVDPAQQPEEPEQFQPMQDGAAMDRTEGQDPTRGRFRRALKMFWKFVPLRHRKARRGTEGTAEPDSRLTELQTEPDVSPDLPESLRPAQRGRKGSSSQGKLGQPSKSSPCLPQVPAMVKSIHQRLTSQGTLDAKLHTDILRLAGEHPADVVLTLLRCAPTCDRAAATMWRAIGTSGPTVEKVLPTLLCVMEDWPLHSMFTSDGDDTHVFVLAATLVLWVMVQLPKGQKAMRMHASEPLYMALLMQDFITSQPMPKDVDKFWRACQEQHRLPRKPNRLALQTMQALLTSSTKPWDGWPGMAGRYQRGTKDELQVLREAHPFALHHINKQFGFFTLPASLWS, encoded by the exons ATGGCGGGCAGATGTCTCAACCTCTCTAAATTGCTCAGTAGAATAAGAAGGAGAGGACTGAGAGTGGACCCAGCTCAACAGCCTGAAGAGCCAGAGCAGTTCCAGCCAATGCAGGATG GTGCAGCCATGGACCGCACAGAAGGGCAGGACCCCACCCGTGGCCGCTTCCGCAGAGCACTGAAG ATGTTCTGGAAGTTTGTGCCCCTTCGACATAGAAAGGCCAGGAGAGGAacagagggcacagctgagcctgaCTCCAGGCTGACTGAGCTCCAGACAGAGCCTGATGTCAGCCCAGATTTGCCTGAGTCTTTGAGGCCAGCACAGCGTGGCAGGAAAGGAAGCAGTTCTCAAGGGAAGCTTGGACAGCCCTCCAAGTCTTCGCCATGCCTCCCCCAGGTGCCAGCCATGGTGAAAAGCATTCACCAGAGACTGACATCCCAGGGCACTTTAGATGCCAAGCTGCACACTGACATTCTGAGGCTGGCTGGAGAACACCCTGCTGACGTGGTGCTGACCCTCCTGCGCTGTGCCCCAACTTGTGACAG agctgctgcaacGATGTGGAGAGCCATAGGCACATCGGGACCTACAGTGGAGAAGGTGTTGCCaactctgctctgtgtgatgGAGGATTGGCCTCTGCACAGCATGTTCACCTCGGATGGGGATGACACCCATGTTTTTGTactggct GCAACTCTGGTGCTCTGGGTGATGGTCCAGCTGCCAAAGGGCCAGAAGGCCATGAGGATGCATGCTTCCGAACCTCTGTATATGGCTCTGCTCATGCAAGATTTCATCACCTCACAGCCAATGCCAAAGGACGTTGATAAATTCTGGAGAGCATGCCAGGAGCAACACCGCCTTCCCAGGAAGCCAAACAG gttaGCCTTGCAGACCATGCAGGCTCTGCTGACAAGCAGCACTAAGCCGTGGGACGGCTGGCCAG GGATGGCCGGGCGGTACCAGAGGGGGACGAAGGAcgagctgcaggtgctcagagagg ctcaTCCCTTTGCTTTGCATCACATCAATAAACAGTTTGGCTTCTTCACTTTGCCTGCATCTCTGTGGAGCTaa